Proteins encoded within one genomic window of Macrotis lagotis isolate mMagLag1 chromosome 3, bilby.v1.9.chrom.fasta, whole genome shotgun sequence:
- the LOC141516776 gene encoding olfactory receptor 5G9-like — protein sequence MANENYTRVTEFIFVGLKYHPKLQVILFLLVLLSYLINMTGNLGMIILIRVDARLHTPMYFFLSHLSFVDMSFSSTVAPKMLRDFFEEKKIISFLGCALQQWFFGFFVAIECFLLASMAYDRYVAICNPLLYSIAMSRKHCNQLVAIPYAAGFMDAMIHTPVAFRLPFCGPNVINHFFCDIFPLLSLICTDTSINKLLVFVIAGIVGVFSGLIILVSYIYILSAILRIHSAKGRQKAFSTCSSHLTAVTILYGTLFFVYVRPNTSFSMDTNKLVSVFYTSVIPMLNPLIYSLRNKEVKDAIYRTITKRKFCLRR from the coding sequence ATGGCCAATGAAAACTACACCAGAGTCACTGAATTCATTTTTGTGGGCTTGAAGTACCATCCAAAGCTGCAGGTCATCCTCTTCCTTCTTGTTCTACTTTCTTATCTCATTAACATGACAGGGAACCTGGGAATGATCATCCTCATACGAGTGGATGCCCGTCTTCACACCcccatgtattttttcctcagtCATCTCTCTTTTGTGGACATGAGCTTCTCATCCACAGTGGCTCCCAAAATGCTTAGAGACTTCTTTGAGGAGAAAAAGATCATCTCTTTCCTTGGCTGTGCATTACAGCAATGGTTCTTTGGATTTTTTGTGGCCATTGAATGTTTCCTCTTGGCATCCATGGCCTATGACCGCTATGTTGCAATCTGTAACCCCCTGCTTTACTCCATTGCAATGTCCCGGAAGCACTGCAACCAACTGGTGGCTATCCCCTACGCTGCTGGCTTCATGGATGCCATGATCCACACTCCTGTTGCTTTCCGTCTCCCCTTCTGTGGCCCAAATGTCATCAATCATTTCTTCTGTgacattttccccctcctctccctcatATGTACTGATACTAGTATCAATAAATTATTAGTTTTTGTTATTGCTGGGATTGTTGGTGTCTTCAGCGGCCTGATCATCCTTGTCTCCTATATATACATCCTCTCAGCTATTCTGAGGATCCACTCTgcaaaaggaagacagaaagccTTCTCTACCTGCTCTTCTCATCTCACTGCCGTCACCATCTTATATGGAACCCTCTTCTTTGTCTATGTGCGACCTAACACAAGTTTCTCCATGGATACCAATAAACTTGTCTCTGTGTTTTATACTTCAGTGATCCCCATGTTGAATCCCCTCATCTATAGTCTAAGGAACAAAGAGGTGAAAGATGCCATCTATAGGACTATTACTAAAAGGAAATTTTGCCTTAGGAGATGA